In one window of Balaenoptera musculus isolate JJ_BM4_2016_0621 chromosome 10, mBalMus1.pri.v3, whole genome shotgun sequence DNA:
- the GGA1 gene encoding ADP-ribosylation factor-binding protein GGA1 isoform X3 — protein MEPAMEPETLEARINRATNPLNKELHWASINGFCEQLNEDFEGPPLATRLLAHKIQSPQEWEAIQALTVLETCMKSCGKRFHDEVGKFRFLNELIKVVSPKYLGSRTSEKVKNKILELLYSWMVGLPEEVKIAEAYQMLKKQAPETVSPPPSAAGIVKADPKLPDDATFPLPPPRPKNVIFEDEEKSKMLARLLKSSHPEDLRAANKLIKEMVQEDQKRMEKISKRVSAIEEVNNNVKLLTEMVMNHSQGGAAAQSSEDLMKELYQRCERLRPTLFRLASDTEDNDEALAEILQANDNLTQVINLYKQLVRGEEVNGDATAACIPGSTSALLDLSGLDLPPVGTTDPATPTCPGDQASLEQPSTSVSLLDDELMSLGLSDPTPPSGPGLDGAGWNSFQSSDGTEPPHPTPAPSVDSRPPAQTSLPTSSGLDDLDLLGKTLLQQSLPPESQQVRWEKQQPAPRLTLRDLQNKSGCSLSSSGATSLLHTVSPEPPGPLQQPTPTELSLANITVPLESIKPSSILPVTVYDQHGFRVLFHFARDPLPGRSDVLVVVVSMLSTAPQPIRNIVFQSAVPKVMKVKLQPPSGTELPAFNPIVHPSAITQVLLLANPQKEKVRLRYKLLFTMGDQTYNEMGDVDQFPPPETWGSL, from the exons gcccccacttgccacccGGCTGTTGGCCCACAAGATCCAATCCCCGCAGGAGTGGGAGGCGATCCAGGCCCTGACG gTGCTGGAAACATGCATGAAGAGCTGCGGCAAGAGGTTCCACGACGAGGTGGGCAAGTTCCGCTTCCTCAACGAGCTCATCAAGGTCGTGTCTCCCAAG TACCTGGGCTCTCGGACGTCGGAGAAGGTGAAGAACAAGATCTTGGAGCTTCTCTACAGCTGGATGGTCggcctccctgaggaggtgaaGATCGCAGAGGCCTACCAGATGCTGAAGAAGCAGG CCCCTGAGACGGTCTCCCCACCGCCATCCGCTGCAGGGATTGTGAAGGCCGACCCCAAGCTTCCAGATGATGCCACCTTTCCCCTTCCTCCGCCACGGCCCAAGAATGTGATCTTTGAAGACGAGGAGAAATCCAAG ATGCTGGCCCGCCTGCTGAAGAGCTCCCACCCCGAGGACCTCCGAGCAGCCAACAAACTCATCAAGGAGATGGTGCAGGAG GACCAGAAGCGAATGGAGAAGATCTCAAAGCGGGTGAGCGCCATCGAGGAGGTGAACAACAACGTGAAGTTGCTGACGGAGATGGTGATGAACCACAGCCAGGGCGGCGCGGCTGCCCAAAGCAGTGAGGACCTCATGAAG GAACTGTACCAGCGCTGTGAGCGCTTGCGGCCCACGCTCTTCCGACTGGCCAGCGACACGGAGGACAATGACGAGGCCTTAG cggagatcctgcaagccaacgACAACCTCACCCAGGTCATCAACCTGTACAAGCAGCTGGTGCGGGGAGAGGAGGTCAACGGCGATGCCACAGCCGCCTGCATCCCTG GGAGCACCTCGGCCTTGTTGGACCTCTCAGGTCTGGATCTCCCTCCGGTGGGCACCACTGACCCAGCCACGCCCACCTGCCCTGGTGACCAGGCCAGCCTGGAGCAGCCCagcacctcagtttccctacttgACGATGAGCTCATGTCTCTGG GCCTAAGCGACCCCACACCCCCTTCAGGCCCAGGCTTGGATGGTGCTGGGTGGAACAGCTTCCAG TCGTCTGATGGCActgagcccccccaccccactccggCCCCCAGCGTGGACAGTCGGCCCCCGGCGCAGACGTCCCTGCCCACGAGCAGTGGTCTGGATGACTTGGACCTCCTGGGGAAGACCCTCCTGCAGCAGTCGCTGCCCCCGGAGTCCCAGCAAGTGCGGTG GGAGAAGCAGCAGCCAGCGCCCCGGCTCACGCTCCGGGACCTGCAGAATAAAAGCGGCTGCAGCTTGTCCAGCTCCGGCGCCACCAGCCTCCTCCACACCGTGTCCCCCGAGCCCCCTGGGCCCCTGCAGCAGCCCACGCCGACGGAGCTCTCGCTGGCCAACATCACTGTGCCTCTGGAGTCCATCAAACCCA GCAGCATCTTGCCAGTGACCGTGTATGACCAACATGGCTTCCGGGTCCTCTTCCACTTCGCTCGAGACCCACTGCCCGGGCGCTCCGatgtgctggtggtggtggtttccATGCTGAGCACTGCCCCCCAGCCCATCCGCAACATTGTTTTCCAGTCAGCTGTCCCCAAG GTCATGAAGGTGAAGCTGCAGCCGCCCTCAGGCACAGAGCTGCCAGCATTTAACCCCATCGTCCACCCCTCAGCCATCACCCAGGTCCTGCTCCTTGCCAACCCCCAGAAG GAGAAGGTTCGTCTCCGCTACAAGCTGCTCTTCACCATGGGCGACCAGACCTACAACGAGATGGGGGACGTGGACCAGTTCCCCCCACCGGAGACCTGGGGGAGCCTCTAG
- the GGA1 gene encoding ADP-ribosylation factor-binding protein GGA1 isoform X4, whose protein sequence is MEPAMEPETLEARINRATNPLNKELHWASINGFCEQLNEDFEGPPLATRLLAHKIQSPQEWEAIQALTVLETCMKSCGKRFHDEVGKFRFLNELIKVVSPKYLGSRTSEKVKNKILELLYSWMVGLPEEVKIAEAYQMLKKQGIVKADPKLPDDATFPLPPPRPKNVIFEDEEKSKMLARLLKSSHPEDLRAANKLIKEMVQEDQKRMEKISKRVSAIEEVNNNVKLLTEMVMNHSQGGAAAQSSEDLMKELYQRCERLRPTLFRLASDTEDNDEALAEILQANDNLTQVINLYKQLVRGEEVNGDATAACIPGSTSALLDLSGLDLPPVGTTDPATPTCPGDQASLEQPSTSVSLLDDELMSLGLSDPTPPSGPGLDGAGWNSFQSSDGTEPPHPTPAPSVDSRPPAQTSLPTSSGLDDLDLLGKTLLQQSLPPESQQVRWEKQQPAPRLTLRDLQNKSGCSLSSSGATSLLHTVSPEPPGPLQQPTPTELSLANITVPLESIKPSSILPVTVYDQHGFRVLFHFARDPLPGRSDVLVVVVSMLSTAPQPIRNIVFQSAVPKVMKVKLQPPSGTELPAFNPIVHPSAITQVLLLANPQKEKVRLRYKLLFTMGDQTYNEMGDVDQFPPPETWGSL, encoded by the exons gcccccacttgccacccGGCTGTTGGCCCACAAGATCCAATCCCCGCAGGAGTGGGAGGCGATCCAGGCCCTGACG gTGCTGGAAACATGCATGAAGAGCTGCGGCAAGAGGTTCCACGACGAGGTGGGCAAGTTCCGCTTCCTCAACGAGCTCATCAAGGTCGTGTCTCCCAAG TACCTGGGCTCTCGGACGTCGGAGAAGGTGAAGAACAAGATCTTGGAGCTTCTCTACAGCTGGATGGTCggcctccctgaggaggtgaaGATCGCAGAGGCCTACCAGATGCTGAAGAAGCAGG GGATTGTGAAGGCCGACCCCAAGCTTCCAGATGATGCCACCTTTCCCCTTCCTCCGCCACGGCCCAAGAATGTGATCTTTGAAGACGAGGAGAAATCCAAG ATGCTGGCCCGCCTGCTGAAGAGCTCCCACCCCGAGGACCTCCGAGCAGCCAACAAACTCATCAAGGAGATGGTGCAGGAG GACCAGAAGCGAATGGAGAAGATCTCAAAGCGGGTGAGCGCCATCGAGGAGGTGAACAACAACGTGAAGTTGCTGACGGAGATGGTGATGAACCACAGCCAGGGCGGCGCGGCTGCCCAAAGCAGTGAGGACCTCATGAAG GAACTGTACCAGCGCTGTGAGCGCTTGCGGCCCACGCTCTTCCGACTGGCCAGCGACACGGAGGACAATGACGAGGCCTTAG cggagatcctgcaagccaacgACAACCTCACCCAGGTCATCAACCTGTACAAGCAGCTGGTGCGGGGAGAGGAGGTCAACGGCGATGCCACAGCCGCCTGCATCCCTG GGAGCACCTCGGCCTTGTTGGACCTCTCAGGTCTGGATCTCCCTCCGGTGGGCACCACTGACCCAGCCACGCCCACCTGCCCTGGTGACCAGGCCAGCCTGGAGCAGCCCagcacctcagtttccctacttgACGATGAGCTCATGTCTCTGG GCCTAAGCGACCCCACACCCCCTTCAGGCCCAGGCTTGGATGGTGCTGGGTGGAACAGCTTCCAG TCGTCTGATGGCActgagcccccccaccccactccggCCCCCAGCGTGGACAGTCGGCCCCCGGCGCAGACGTCCCTGCCCACGAGCAGTGGTCTGGATGACTTGGACCTCCTGGGGAAGACCCTCCTGCAGCAGTCGCTGCCCCCGGAGTCCCAGCAAGTGCGGTG GGAGAAGCAGCAGCCAGCGCCCCGGCTCACGCTCCGGGACCTGCAGAATAAAAGCGGCTGCAGCTTGTCCAGCTCCGGCGCCACCAGCCTCCTCCACACCGTGTCCCCCGAGCCCCCTGGGCCCCTGCAGCAGCCCACGCCGACGGAGCTCTCGCTGGCCAACATCACTGTGCCTCTGGAGTCCATCAAACCCA GCAGCATCTTGCCAGTGACCGTGTATGACCAACATGGCTTCCGGGTCCTCTTCCACTTCGCTCGAGACCCACTGCCCGGGCGCTCCGatgtgctggtggtggtggtttccATGCTGAGCACTGCCCCCCAGCCCATCCGCAACATTGTTTTCCAGTCAGCTGTCCCCAAG GTCATGAAGGTGAAGCTGCAGCCGCCCTCAGGCACAGAGCTGCCAGCATTTAACCCCATCGTCCACCCCTCAGCCATCACCCAGGTCCTGCTCCTTGCCAACCCCCAGAAG GAGAAGGTTCGTCTCCGCTACAAGCTGCTCTTCACCATGGGCGACCAGACCTACAACGAGATGGGGGACGTGGACCAGTTCCCCCCACCGGAGACCTGGGGGAGCCTCTAG
- the GGA1 gene encoding ADP-ribosylation factor-binding protein GGA1 isoform X5, translated as MKSCGKRFHDEVGKFRFLNELIKVVSPKYLGSRTSEKVKNKILELLYSWMVGLPEEVKIAEAYQMLKKQAPETVSPPPSAAGIVKADPKLPDDATFPLPPPRPKNVIFEDEEKSKMLARLLKSSHPEDLRAANKLIKEMVQEDQKRMEKISKRVSAIEEVNNNVKLLTEMVMNHSQGGAAAQSSEDLMKELYQRCERLRPTLFRLASDTEDNDEALAEILQANDNLTQVINLYKQLVRGEEVNGDATAACIPGSTSALLDLSGLDLPPVGTTDPATPTCPGDQASLEQPSTSVSLLDDELMSLGLSDPTPPSGPGLDGAGWNSFQSSDGTEPPHPTPAPSVDSRPPAQTSLPTSSGLDDLDLLGKTLLQQSLPPESQQVRWEKQQPAPRLTLRDLQNKSGCSLSSSGATSLLHTVSPEPPGPLQQPTPTELSLANITVPLESIKPSSILPVTVYDQHGFRVLFHFARDPLPGRSDVLVVVVSMLSTAPQPIRNIVFQSAVPKVMKVKLQPPSGTELPAFNPIVHPSAITQVLLLANPQKEKVRLRYKLLFTMGDQTYNEMGDVDQFPPPETWGSL; from the exons ATGAAGAGCTGCGGCAAGAGGTTCCACGACGAGGTGGGCAAGTTCCGCTTCCTCAACGAGCTCATCAAGGTCGTGTCTCCCAAG TACCTGGGCTCTCGGACGTCGGAGAAGGTGAAGAACAAGATCTTGGAGCTTCTCTACAGCTGGATGGTCggcctccctgaggaggtgaaGATCGCAGAGGCCTACCAGATGCTGAAGAAGCAGG CCCCTGAGACGGTCTCCCCACCGCCATCCGCTGCAGGGATTGTGAAGGCCGACCCCAAGCTTCCAGATGATGCCACCTTTCCCCTTCCTCCGCCACGGCCCAAGAATGTGATCTTTGAAGACGAGGAGAAATCCAAG ATGCTGGCCCGCCTGCTGAAGAGCTCCCACCCCGAGGACCTCCGAGCAGCCAACAAACTCATCAAGGAGATGGTGCAGGAG GACCAGAAGCGAATGGAGAAGATCTCAAAGCGGGTGAGCGCCATCGAGGAGGTGAACAACAACGTGAAGTTGCTGACGGAGATGGTGATGAACCACAGCCAGGGCGGCGCGGCTGCCCAAAGCAGTGAGGACCTCATGAAG GAACTGTACCAGCGCTGTGAGCGCTTGCGGCCCACGCTCTTCCGACTGGCCAGCGACACGGAGGACAATGACGAGGCCTTAG cggagatcctgcaagccaacgACAACCTCACCCAGGTCATCAACCTGTACAAGCAGCTGGTGCGGGGAGAGGAGGTCAACGGCGATGCCACAGCCGCCTGCATCCCTG GGAGCACCTCGGCCTTGTTGGACCTCTCAGGTCTGGATCTCCCTCCGGTGGGCACCACTGACCCAGCCACGCCCACCTGCCCTGGTGACCAGGCCAGCCTGGAGCAGCCCagcacctcagtttccctacttgACGATGAGCTCATGTCTCTGG GCCTAAGCGACCCCACACCCCCTTCAGGCCCAGGCTTGGATGGTGCTGGGTGGAACAGCTTCCAG TCGTCTGATGGCActgagcccccccaccccactccggCCCCCAGCGTGGACAGTCGGCCCCCGGCGCAGACGTCCCTGCCCACGAGCAGTGGTCTGGATGACTTGGACCTCCTGGGGAAGACCCTCCTGCAGCAGTCGCTGCCCCCGGAGTCCCAGCAAGTGCGGTG GGAGAAGCAGCAGCCAGCGCCCCGGCTCACGCTCCGGGACCTGCAGAATAAAAGCGGCTGCAGCTTGTCCAGCTCCGGCGCCACCAGCCTCCTCCACACCGTGTCCCCCGAGCCCCCTGGGCCCCTGCAGCAGCCCACGCCGACGGAGCTCTCGCTGGCCAACATCACTGTGCCTCTGGAGTCCATCAAACCCA GCAGCATCTTGCCAGTGACCGTGTATGACCAACATGGCTTCCGGGTCCTCTTCCACTTCGCTCGAGACCCACTGCCCGGGCGCTCCGatgtgctggtggtggtggtttccATGCTGAGCACTGCCCCCCAGCCCATCCGCAACATTGTTTTCCAGTCAGCTGTCCCCAAG GTCATGAAGGTGAAGCTGCAGCCGCCCTCAGGCACAGAGCTGCCAGCATTTAACCCCATCGTCCACCCCTCAGCCATCACCCAGGTCCTGCTCCTTGCCAACCCCCAGAAG GAGAAGGTTCGTCTCCGCTACAAGCTGCTCTTCACCATGGGCGACCAGACCTACAACGAGATGGGGGACGTGGACCAGTTCCCCCCACCGGAGACCTGGGGGAGCCTCTAG